The following are encoded in a window of Aromatoleum petrolei genomic DNA:
- a CDS encoding ABC transporter substrate-binding protein, with amino-acid sequence MLKRLALLALPLLALALAVPSAFALEAAIVLSKRSDAQTAFAAALGREIMASAAVRLNDAGSTGDSINEAILKRADVVIAVGADAAEAIAERSTSPILVALISAPNLRALQQRHPRAKLAGFILDQPLGRHMRLIRATNPKTPRVGVLLGPQSAAMRSAIAEAGARQGLTMIFETIADTDGLLPALERLLESSDAILAVPDSTAYSPATARPILLTTYRYRKPLFGYSQAYVTAGAIASVFTAPEDAARQVGEWLAAQQGAGHIDLPAAEAPKYFSVSVNRHVARSLLYPVPDEAALVEAIDKRRPQ; translated from the coding sequence ATGCTGAAGCGACTGGCGCTCCTCGCACTTCCCTTGCTGGCGCTGGCCCTGGCGGTCCCGTCGGCATTCGCCCTCGAAGCGGCGATCGTCCTGTCGAAACGCAGCGACGCCCAGACGGCCTTTGCGGCCGCCTTGGGCCGGGAAATCATGGCCTCGGCGGCGGTCCGCCTGAACGATGCCGGCAGCACGGGCGACTCGATCAACGAGGCCATCCTCAAACGCGCCGACGTCGTGATTGCCGTAGGCGCTGATGCGGCCGAGGCCATTGCCGAGCGCAGCACCTCACCCATACTGGTTGCGCTCATCTCGGCGCCCAACCTGCGTGCGCTGCAGCAACGGCATCCGCGCGCAAAGCTCGCCGGCTTCATTCTCGACCAGCCCCTCGGCAGGCACATGCGCCTGATCCGCGCGACCAACCCGAAGACGCCCCGCGTTGGAGTGCTGCTCGGCCCGCAGTCCGCCGCGATGCGCAGCGCAATCGCGGAAGCCGGTGCCCGGCAGGGGTTAACGATGATTTTCGAGACCATCGCGGATACCGACGGCCTGCTGCCAGCACTCGAACGCCTGCTGGAGAGCTCCGACGCGATTCTCGCGGTGCCCGACTCGACCGCCTACAGTCCCGCCACCGCACGGCCGATCCTGCTAACCACCTACCGCTACCGAAAGCCACTGTTCGGCTACTCCCAGGCCTACGTGACCGCCGGAGCGATCGCCTCCGTATTCACCGCGCCGGAGGACGCTGCTCGCCAGGTGGGCGAATGGCTCGCCGCGCAGCAGGGGGCGGGACACATTGATCTTCCTGCTGCCGAGGCCCCCAAGTACTTCAGCGTCAGCGTCAATCGCCACGTCGCGCGCTCGCTGCTGTACCCGGTACCTGACGAAGCGGCCCTCGTCGAAGCGATCGATAAACGGAGGCCGCAATGA
- a CDS encoding sensor domain-containing diguanylate cyclase → MKRSGLTLHNRLLLVALLPAALLATLVTTLVLYRGAETLDRTLHERGNAIVSFLAPAAEYGVISGNRATLQSLLQAAMAQREVSAAAVYDDRGTLLASRGRIGVLEPEALRKIQEGATSHFAPDTLAVVAPITSGGIAIDDELVDGWQPGASQQRASTIGWVHVELDTRPSSREKAFIIWTSFAIVAVGLLLTAVIAVRLARSVSRPVARLVRGVGQMANGALDVAIPEHATSQELSALERGFNTMAHAISENHRTLQLRIDDATALLAYQAQHDPLTGLPNRRVFEQKLDECVVASRRAGDHGALCFIDLDRFKIVNDTCGHAAGDDLLMRIALLIQQRVREQDIICRIGGDEFALILRGCSPSDALDIADELRASIASFDFEWHGRHFSIGASVGMAYIDGSHTDPSDILIAADAACYEAKRSGRNRVVRYPLEAEHQNSPALEGPDSAEAV, encoded by the coding sequence ATGAAGCGATCCGGCCTTACTCTGCACAATCGACTGCTGCTGGTGGCGCTGCTGCCGGCGGCACTGCTCGCCACCCTGGTCACGACGCTGGTGCTGTATCGCGGGGCCGAAACGCTGGATCGGACCCTGCACGAGCGCGGCAACGCGATCGTCAGCTTCCTCGCCCCCGCCGCCGAATACGGGGTCATCTCGGGCAATCGCGCCACCCTCCAGTCTCTGCTGCAGGCCGCGATGGCGCAGCGGGAAGTGAGCGCGGCCGCCGTGTATGACGACCGCGGCACGCTGCTCGCCAGCAGGGGACGCATCGGCGTGCTGGAGCCTGAAGCCCTGCGCAAGATCCAGGAAGGCGCCACGAGCCACTTCGCCCCGGACACCCTCGCGGTAGTCGCCCCCATCACGTCGGGCGGCATCGCCATCGATGACGAGCTGGTCGACGGATGGCAGCCTGGCGCTTCCCAGCAGCGGGCAAGCACGATCGGCTGGGTGCACGTCGAGCTCGACACCCGACCGTCTTCGCGCGAGAAAGCCTTCATCATCTGGACGTCGTTCGCGATCGTCGCGGTCGGCCTGCTGCTCACCGCAGTGATTGCGGTGCGGCTCGCACGCTCCGTTTCGCGTCCGGTGGCACGCCTGGTCCGCGGCGTCGGGCAGATGGCCAACGGTGCGCTCGACGTCGCGATCCCCGAACACGCCACCAGCCAAGAGCTCTCAGCGCTGGAACGCGGCTTCAATACGATGGCGCACGCGATCTCCGAGAACCACCGAACCCTGCAGTTGCGCATCGACGACGCAACCGCACTGCTCGCATATCAGGCACAGCACGATCCGCTGACGGGTTTGCCGAACCGCCGCGTCTTCGAACAGAAACTCGACGAGTGCGTGGTGGCGTCCCGCAGGGCGGGCGATCATGGGGCGCTGTGCTTCATCGACCTCGACCGCTTCAAGATCGTTAATGACACCTGCGGCCACGCCGCCGGCGACGACCTGCTGATGCGCATCGCGCTCCTGATCCAGCAGCGCGTACGCGAACAGGACATCATCTGCCGCATCGGCGGCGACGAGTTCGCGCTGATCCTGCGCGGCTGCAGCCCATCCGACGCCCTCGACATCGCGGATGAACTGCGCGCCAGCATCGCCTCGTTCGACTTCGAATGGCACGGACGCCATTTTTCGATTGGCGCCAGCGTCGGAATGGCCTACATCGACGGCAGCCACACGGACCCCTCGGACATCCTCATCGCGGCCGACGCCGCGTGCTACGAGGCCAAGCGCAGCGGCCGCAACCGCGTCGTGCGCTATCCGCTCGAAGCGGAACATCAGAATTCACCCGCGCTTGAAGGACCGGACAGCGCCGAGGCGGTCTGA
- the hpnC gene encoding squalene synthase HpnC, translating to MPVDHYENFPVASLLLPARLREPVEAIYAFARSADDIADEGDAAPIARLARLNDYRIELNAIEAGQAPRDASLAPIFTRLAKNIRAHKLPLQCFRDLLDAFSQDVGKTRYADFAELLDYCRRSANPVGRLLLHLYDAATPDNLRRSDLICTSLQLINFWQDVAIDWRKRRIYLPQADMARFGLSEDHIDRTRCDDAWRALMDFEVQRARAMMVEGAPLARQLPGRVGWELRLMVLGGLRILERIERAGYDVFRHRPTLTRSDWPRLAWRAVHYSRIR from the coding sequence ATGCCCGTCGACCACTACGAAAACTTTCCTGTCGCGTCACTCCTGCTTCCGGCCCGCCTGCGCGAGCCCGTGGAGGCGATCTATGCGTTCGCCCGCAGTGCGGACGACATCGCCGACGAAGGCGACGCGGCACCCATCGCGCGCCTGGCGCGCCTCAACGACTACCGCATCGAACTGAACGCGATCGAAGCCGGCCAGGCGCCGCGCGACGCCTCGCTCGCACCGATTTTCACCCGCCTCGCAAAAAACATCCGCGCACACAAACTGCCGCTGCAGTGCTTCCGCGACCTGCTTGACGCCTTCAGCCAAGACGTGGGCAAGACCCGCTATGCCGACTTCGCCGAGCTGCTCGACTACTGCCGCCGCTCCGCGAATCCGGTCGGGCGGCTACTGCTGCACCTCTACGACGCCGCGACGCCGGACAACCTGCGTCGCTCCGACCTCATCTGCACGAGCCTGCAGCTCATCAACTTCTGGCAGGACGTCGCGATCGACTGGCGCAAACGCCGCATCTATCTGCCGCAAGCCGACATGGCCCGCTTCGGCTTAAGCGAAGACCATATCGACCGCACCCGTTGCGACGATGCATGGCGTGCCCTGATGGACTTCGAAGTGCAACGTGCGCGGGCGATGATGGTCGAAGGGGCGCCCCTCGCGCGGCAACTGCCCGGACGCGTCGGCTGGGAACTGCGCCTGATGGTGCTGGGCGGTCTGCGCATCCTCGAACGCATCGAGCGCGCGGGCTACGACGTGTTCCGGCACCGCCCCACCCTCACCCGCAGCGACTGGCCGCGACTCGCCTGGCGCGCCGTGCATTACTCGAGAATCCGATGA
- the hpnD gene encoding presqualene diphosphate synthase HpnD — MNPHDYCHDKAAKSGSSFYYSFMFLPPERRQAITALYAFCREVDDVVDECHDVQVAQTKLDWWRKEVSRAYEGSPSHPVGFALKDVSARFNLPLEQLLEIIDGMEMDLTQSRYLDFKGLQLYCYRVASVVGLLAAEIFGYRERQTLKYAHDLGMAFQLTNIIRDVGEDARRGRIYLPIEDLQRFKVPASQIMEGRDDDNFRALMAFQAERAEKYYDQALAQLPAADRKSQRPGLVMAAIYRTLLREIASDGFVVLDRRTSLTPVRKLWIAGKTWVRA; from the coding sequence ATGAATCCGCACGATTATTGTCACGACAAGGCTGCGAAGAGCGGCTCCAGCTTCTACTACAGCTTCATGTTCCTACCGCCGGAGCGCCGCCAGGCCATCACGGCCCTGTACGCGTTCTGCCGCGAGGTGGATGACGTCGTCGACGAATGCCACGACGTGCAAGTCGCGCAGACCAAGCTCGACTGGTGGCGCAAGGAGGTGTCGCGGGCTTATGAGGGTTCCCCCAGCCATCCGGTGGGGTTCGCGCTGAAGGACGTCAGCGCGCGCTTCAACCTTCCGCTCGAACAGCTGCTCGAAATCATCGACGGCATGGAGATGGACCTCACGCAGAGCCGCTATCTCGACTTCAAGGGCCTGCAGCTCTACTGCTACCGCGTCGCCAGTGTCGTTGGGCTCCTCGCCGCTGAGATTTTCGGCTACCGCGAGCGGCAGACGCTGAAGTACGCGCACGACCTCGGCATGGCCTTCCAGCTCACCAATATCATCCGCGACGTCGGCGAGGACGCGCGCCGCGGCCGCATCTACCTGCCGATCGAGGACCTGCAGCGCTTCAAGGTGCCCGCGAGCCAGATCATGGAAGGCCGCGATGACGACAACTTCCGCGCGCTGATGGCCTTCCAGGCCGAGCGCGCGGAGAAGTACTACGACCAGGCTCTCGCCCAACTGCCCGCGGCCGACCGCAAGAGCCAGCGGCCCGGCTTGGTGATGGCCGCGATCTACCGCACCCTGCTGCGCGAAATCGCCAGCGACGGCTTCGTGGTGCTCGACCGCCGCACCTCGCTCACACCGGTGCGCAAACTGTGGATCGCCGGCAAGACCTGGGTGCGTGCATGA
- the hpnE gene encoding hydroxysqualene dehydroxylase HpnE has product MNHPVAVIGAGYAGLACAVELARRGVQVTVFERSHTLGGRARAVAKDGWRVDNGQHILLGAYGELLRLLRMTGGSPKELAHLPLTLHTPGQLHLQAARLPAPLHLALGLLTAKGLSWGDRLAMLRLMRVLKKRRFRVDSGQSVAALLHELRQPQHLVRLVWEPLCVAALNTPLDEASAQVFANVLRDSLGAGAAASELLIPRVDLSELFPVPAARYLAVRRGKLRTGTPVEAIHQVQDGFRLEGDPSPRQVYSQVVLATAPHHATALLDSVGNCERLSAMIAALPSEPITTVYLALGQTTRLSYPMIGLTHGPAQWAFDRGQLGGPQGLLACVISTRGPHDALSREDLLLAVHAQLEQELGQRLPPLEWSQVITEKRATFACQPGISRPGAQTPVPGLWLAGDYLDSDYPATLESAVRSGINAASRVLRRFASTAA; this is encoded by the coding sequence ATGAACCATCCGGTCGCGGTCATCGGCGCCGGCTACGCCGGCCTCGCCTGCGCGGTCGAACTCGCCCGGCGCGGCGTGCAGGTGACCGTGTTCGAACGCTCGCACACGCTCGGCGGACGCGCGCGCGCAGTCGCGAAGGACGGCTGGCGCGTCGACAACGGCCAGCACATCCTGCTCGGCGCCTATGGCGAATTGCTGCGCCTGTTGCGCATGACCGGCGGCTCGCCCAAGGAGCTGGCCCACCTGCCGCTCACCCTGCACACGCCCGGGCAGCTGCACCTGCAGGCTGCTCGCCTGCCGGCCCCACTGCATCTGGCGCTCGGCCTGCTGACCGCGAAAGGGCTGAGCTGGGGTGACCGGCTCGCGATGCTGCGCCTGATGCGCGTACTGAAGAAGCGGCGCTTCCGCGTCGACTCGGGGCAGAGCGTGGCGGCGCTGCTGCACGAACTACGCCAGCCCCAGCACCTCGTCCGGCTGGTGTGGGAGCCACTGTGCGTCGCCGCGCTGAACACGCCACTGGACGAGGCTTCTGCGCAAGTGTTCGCGAACGTGCTGCGCGACAGCCTCGGCGCCGGCGCGGCTGCGAGCGAACTGCTGATCCCGCGCGTCGACCTGTCCGAGCTCTTCCCCGTGCCAGCGGCGCGCTACCTCGCCGTGCGGCGCGGCAAGCTGCGTACGGGCACACCGGTCGAAGCGATCCATCAGGTGCAGGACGGTTTTCGCCTGGAGGGCGACCCGTCGCCGCGACAGGTGTATTCGCAGGTGGTACTGGCGACCGCCCCCCACCACGCCACAGCGCTGCTCGATTCCGTCGGCAATTGCGAGCGGCTGTCGGCGATGATCGCTGCGCTGCCCAGCGAGCCGATCACCACCGTCTACCTCGCACTCGGGCAGACCACGCGCCTGTCTTACCCGATGATCGGCCTCACACACGGGCCCGCGCAGTGGGCCTTCGACCGCGGCCAGCTCGGCGGGCCGCAGGGTCTTCTCGCCTGCGTCATCAGCACGCGTGGACCGCACGACGCGCTGTCGCGCGAAGATCTGCTGCTCGCCGTGCACGCGCAGCTCGAGCAGGAACTCGGTCAGCGCCTGCCACCACTCGAATGGTCGCAGGTCATCACCGAAAAGCGCGCAACGTTCGCCTGCCAACCCGGTATCTCGCGCCCCGGGGCGCAAACCCCCGTGCCCGGGCTCTGGCTCGCCGGGGACTACCTCGATTCGGATTACCCAGCGACGCTGGAATCGGCCGTGCGCTCGGGCATCAATGCGGCCTCGCGCGTGCTGCGCCGCTTCGCCAGCACTGCGGCCTGA
- a CDS encoding ABC transporter ATP-binding protein — MDRSGIEFSVPVMQVSGLSKSVELADGQGMLQILQDVSFGVAAGESVAIVGASGSGKSTLLGLLAGLDVPSAGSVHILGRDLFALSEDDRAALRGEAIGFVFQAFQLLPALTALENVMLPLELAGARDAAATARKWLERVGLGGRLRHYPKHLSGGEQQRVALARAFAPDPRLLLADEPTGNLDAATGEAVIELMFALNRESGTTLILVTHDESLAARCGRVLHMQAGRLSEPALRAS, encoded by the coding sequence ATGGATCGCAGCGGCATTGAGTTCTCCGTTCCGGTGATGCAGGTCTCGGGCCTGTCCAAGAGTGTCGAACTGGCCGACGGCCAGGGGATGCTCCAGATTCTGCAGGATGTGTCGTTCGGCGTCGCGGCCGGCGAGTCCGTCGCGATCGTCGGCGCCTCCGGCTCGGGCAAATCGACCCTCCTCGGATTGCTGGCCGGGCTGGATGTTCCCAGCGCGGGCAGCGTGCATATTCTCGGCCGGGACCTGTTTGCGCTCAGCGAGGATGACCGCGCAGCGCTGCGCGGCGAGGCGATCGGCTTCGTATTCCAGGCGTTCCAGCTGCTGCCGGCGTTGACGGCGTTGGAGAACGTCATGCTCCCGCTGGAGCTCGCCGGCGCCCGAGACGCCGCGGCCACGGCGCGCAAGTGGCTCGAGCGGGTGGGCCTCGGCGGCCGCCTGCGGCATTATCCCAAGCACCTTTCCGGCGGCGAGCAGCAGCGCGTCGCGCTGGCGCGCGCCTTCGCACCCGATCCGCGCCTGCTCCTCGCCGACGAGCCCACCGGCAATCTCGATGCGGCGACGGGCGAAGCGGTGATCGAACTGATGTTCGCGCTGAACCGTGAATCCGGCACCACGCTGATCCTCGTCACGCATGACGAGTCACTCGCGGCTCGTTGCGGCCGCGTTCTGCACATGCAGGCGGGGCGGCTCAGCGAACCGGCCCTGCGCGCATCCTGA
- a CDS encoding arylesterase: protein MPLRSIVTFFFAILLSGAAQAATILVWGDSLSAGYGLRPQQDWPTLLQTRLVREGFRHTVINGSVSGETTAGGRTRLSAALDRHKPALVILELGANDGLRGLQPALMGENLSAMIQAARGKGAKVLLVGMQLPPNYGPAYTRRFQQTFAEVARNEKVPLIPFLLDGFADKPDLFQPDGIHPTAEAQPLILETVWRGLKGLLKG from the coding sequence ATGCCGCTGCGATCCATCGTGACCTTCTTCTTTGCAATCCTGTTGTCGGGCGCCGCCCAGGCGGCGACGATACTCGTGTGGGGCGATAGCCTGTCGGCCGGCTACGGCCTGCGGCCGCAGCAAGACTGGCCCACCCTGTTGCAGACGCGACTTGTGCGCGAAGGGTTCCGTCATACCGTGATCAACGGCTCCGTCAGCGGCGAAACCACGGCCGGAGGGCGCACGCGCCTGAGCGCGGCACTCGACCGGCACAAACCCGCTCTCGTCATCCTGGAGCTCGGTGCCAACGACGGCCTGCGCGGACTGCAACCCGCGCTGATGGGCGAAAACCTCAGCGCGATGATCCAGGCGGCACGCGGCAAGGGTGCGAAGGTGCTGCTCGTGGGCATGCAGTTGCCGCCCAACTACGGCCCCGCCTACACACGGCGTTTCCAGCAGACCTTCGCCGAGGTCGCGCGCAACGAGAAGGTGCCCCTCATCCCCTTCCTCCTCGACGGCTTTGCCGACAAGCCGGACCTTTTCCAGCCCGACGGCATCCATCCGACCGCCGAGGCCCAACCGCTGATCCTCGAAACCGTATGGAGGGGGCTGAAGGGCCTGCTCAAGGGCTGA
- the selD gene encoding selenide, water dikinase SelD translates to MDQIKLTQFSHGGGCGCKIAPAVLSKLLAHAPAGIVPPELLVGTETADDAAVYQLNERQAIVATTDFFTPIVDDPYDFGRIAATNALSDVYAMGGRPIMALALVGMPLDKLPPEVIGRILEGGASVCRDAGIPIAGGHSIDVLEPIYGLVGLGVVDPAEVKKNAGAQAGDVLILTKPLGIGILSAGLKKGLLADADYAEMLRWTTLLNRVGARLAGMGGVHAVTDVTGFGLAGHLLEICRGSKLGATVNFDALPKIAAAEKLVRDGVATGASTRNWASYGEDVRMAAAAPEWQRKFITDPQTSGGLLIACAEPGVEAVLAAIRAEQGSEGHVIGRMVAGEVVLRVE, encoded by the coding sequence ATGGATCAGATCAAACTTACGCAATTCTCCCACGGCGGCGGATGCGGCTGCAAAATCGCTCCCGCGGTGCTGTCGAAACTCCTCGCGCACGCGCCGGCCGGCATTGTCCCGCCCGAGCTGCTGGTGGGCACCGAAACCGCCGACGATGCGGCCGTGTACCAGCTGAACGAGCGGCAGGCCATCGTCGCGACGACCGATTTCTTCACCCCCATCGTCGACGATCCCTACGATTTCGGCCGCATCGCCGCGACCAATGCGCTGTCCGACGTGTACGCGATGGGCGGGCGCCCGATCATGGCGCTGGCGCTCGTGGGCATGCCCCTCGACAAGCTGCCGCCGGAAGTCATCGGCCGCATCCTCGAGGGCGGCGCCTCGGTGTGTCGTGACGCCGGTATTCCGATCGCCGGCGGCCATTCCATCGACGTGCTGGAGCCGATCTACGGCCTCGTCGGGCTGGGTGTCGTCGATCCGGCCGAGGTCAAGAAGAACGCCGGCGCGCAGGCGGGCGACGTGCTGATCCTGACCAAACCGCTGGGCATCGGCATCCTCTCCGCGGGCCTCAAGAAGGGGCTGCTGGCGGATGCCGACTACGCCGAGATGCTGCGCTGGACGACGCTGCTCAATCGCGTCGGCGCACGCCTCGCCGGCATGGGGGGCGTGCATGCGGTGACCGACGTCACCGGCTTCGGGCTGGCGGGGCACCTGCTGGAGATCTGCCGCGGCTCGAAGCTCGGCGCGACGGTGAATTTCGATGCGCTGCCAAAAATCGCCGCAGCCGAGAAGCTCGTGCGCGACGGCGTCGCCACCGGCGCCTCCACGCGCAACTGGGCGAGCTACGGCGAGGACGTGAGAATGGCGGCCGCCGCGCCCGAGTGGCAACGCAAGTTCATCACCGACCCGCAGACCAGTGGCGGCCTGCTGATCGCCTGCGCCGAGCCCGGCGTCGAGGCGGTGCTGGCGGCGATCCGCGCGGAGCAGGGCAGCGAGGGCCACGTCATCGGCCGCATGGTCGCGGGCGAGGTGGTGCTGCGCGTCGAATGA
- the mnmH gene encoding tRNA 2-selenouridine(34) synthase MnmH, with translation MKKGIATVAQLDTFDEFIDARSPAEFEEDHIPGAISCPVLDNEQRAIVGTIYKQQSAFEARRIGAAMVAENIARHLRERFQDKPKDWRPLVYCWRGGQRSGSFVTWLRLIGWDACQLEGGYKNWRRMVVTELETLPQRFDLRVLCGATGSGKTRVLEQLAALGAQVLDLEDLAAHKGSVLGALPDRPQPTQKSFETRLYEKLHGFDPARPVFVEAESRKIGRIHLPEGLIAHMRASACVAIEAARDARIEFLVRDYDYLGDDVPDLQNRIEFLRGLQSNEVLERWKELARQRDLHTLYGEFIDLHYDPLYRRSQNRNFARFPDAPSFACDDLTPAGIHGLAQRILAAQA, from the coding sequence ATGAAAAAAGGCATCGCGACCGTAGCACAGCTGGACACCTTTGACGAGTTCATCGACGCCCGCAGCCCCGCGGAATTCGAGGAAGACCACATCCCGGGCGCGATCAGCTGCCCGGTGCTGGACAACGAGCAACGCGCCATCGTCGGCACCATCTACAAGCAGCAGTCGGCGTTCGAGGCGCGCCGCATCGGCGCCGCGATGGTCGCCGAGAACATCGCCCGCCACCTGCGCGAGCGCTTCCAGGACAAGCCCAAGGACTGGCGCCCGCTCGTCTACTGCTGGCGCGGCGGCCAGCGCAGCGGCTCCTTCGTGACCTGGCTGCGGCTCATCGGCTGGGATGCGTGCCAGCTCGAAGGCGGCTACAAGAACTGGCGCCGCATGGTCGTCACCGAACTGGAAACCCTGCCGCAGCGCTTCGACCTGCGCGTGCTCTGCGGGGCCACCGGCAGCGGCAAGACGCGCGTGCTCGAGCAGCTCGCGGCGCTCGGCGCGCAGGTGCTCGACCTGGAGGATCTCGCCGCGCACAAGGGGTCGGTGCTGGGCGCCCTACCCGACCGTCCGCAGCCGACGCAGAAGTCCTTCGAGACCCGCCTGTACGAGAAACTGCACGGCTTCGATCCTGCACGCCCGGTGTTCGTCGAGGCCGAAAGCCGCAAGATCGGCCGCATCCACCTGCCCGAGGGCCTGATCGCGCACATGCGGGCGAGCGCCTGCGTCGCGATCGAGGCCGCCCGCGACGCGCGCATCGAATTCCTGGTGCGCGACTACGACTACCTCGGCGACGATGTGCCCGATCTCCAGAACCGCATCGAATTCCTGCGCGGCCTGCAGAGCAACGAAGTGCTGGAACGCTGGAAGGAGCTCGCCCGGCAGCGCGACCTGCACACGCTGTACGGCGAGTTCATCGACCTGCATTACGACCCGCTCTACCGGCGTTCGCAGAACCGCAACTTCGCGCGCTTCCCCGACGCCCCAAGCTTCGCCTGCGATGACCTCACGCCCGCGGGCATCCACGGACTGGCGCAACGGATCCTGGCTGCGCAGGCCTGA
- a CDS encoding sigma-54-dependent transcriptional regulator, with translation MGRAILVIEDEAVLGKNIRIYLERSGYDVRVAGSAEDGLALLDVFKPDAVILDFNLPGLNGLEALTRVRAFDSGIPVIMITGHGTVELAVEAMKAGARDFLTKPVALGKLKLLVDKAFDEKQRDSALDYYQRREADATDLASLFGDSPPMRALKNTLRQLLDAESQLQDSDAPAVLVLGETGTGKELVARALHLNGPRRDKPFVELNCASIPVQLLESELFGYERGAFTDARERKLGLVETAEGGTLFLDEIGDMDLSLQAKLLKLLEEKTLRRIGSLRDQRVNVRIVAATHRPMETLVREGRFRADLYFRLCVFQMTLPPLRERGADILSLARHFIALHAARYGKHPPALTRDAETLMLTHRWPGNVRELRNVLEQAVLLATGPTIDISQLSLSTGVSVPSLAHGVLESAPAASAAPAAPQTLEDLERRALLDALRGTGWNVSRAARVLGISRDTLRYRIDKFGLSVTSV, from the coding sequence ATGGGGCGCGCGATTCTGGTCATCGAGGACGAGGCGGTTCTCGGCAAGAACATCCGCATCTATCTGGAGCGTAGCGGCTACGACGTCCGCGTCGCGGGCAGCGCGGAGGACGGACTGGCGCTGCTCGACGTGTTCAAACCCGACGCGGTGATCCTGGATTTCAACCTGCCCGGCCTCAACGGCCTGGAGGCGCTGACGCGCGTGCGGGCTTTCGACTCCGGCATCCCCGTCATCATGATTACCGGCCACGGTACGGTCGAGCTCGCGGTCGAGGCGATGAAGGCGGGCGCGCGCGACTTCCTCACCAAGCCGGTCGCACTGGGGAAGCTCAAACTGCTGGTCGACAAGGCTTTCGACGAAAAGCAACGCGACAGCGCGCTCGACTACTATCAGCGCCGCGAGGCCGATGCCACCGACCTGGCGAGCCTGTTCGGCGATTCACCGCCGATGAGGGCGCTGAAGAATACCCTGCGCCAGTTGCTCGACGCGGAGTCGCAGCTGCAGGACAGTGATGCGCCGGCTGTGCTGGTACTCGGCGAAACAGGAACGGGTAAGGAGCTGGTCGCGCGGGCGCTGCACTTAAACGGGCCGCGGCGCGACAAACCTTTCGTCGAGCTCAACTGCGCTTCGATCCCAGTGCAACTATTGGAGTCGGAGCTGTTCGGCTACGAACGGGGGGCGTTCACCGATGCTCGGGAACGAAAGCTGGGGTTGGTCGAGACGGCCGAAGGGGGAACGCTGTTCCTCGACGAGATCGGTGACATGGACCTCTCGCTGCAGGCCAAGTTGCTGAAACTGTTGGAGGAGAAAACCCTGCGGCGCATCGGCAGCCTGCGTGACCAGCGCGTGAACGTGCGCATCGTCGCGGCCACGCATCGTCCGATGGAGACGCTGGTGCGCGAGGGTCGCTTCCGTGCCGACCTCTATTTCCGCCTGTGCGTATTCCAGATGACCCTGCCGCCGCTGCGCGAACGCGGTGCGGACATCCTGTCGCTCGCACGTCACTTCATCGCGCTTCACGCCGCACGCTACGGCAAGCATCCCCCGGCACTGACGCGGGACGCGGAGACGCTGATGCTTACGCACCGCTGGCCGGGCAATGTGCGCGAGTTGCGCAACGTGCTGGAGCAGGCCGTGCTGCTGGCAACGGGGCCGACCATAGATATTTCTCAGCTGTCGCTGTCGACCGGGGTCAGCGTGCCCTCGCTCGCGCATGGAGTGCTGGAGTCAGCACCCGCAGCGTCGGCAGCGCCCGCTGCGCCGCAGACGCTGGAGGACCTGGAGCGCCGCGCCCTCCTCGATGCGCTGCGTGGAACCGGCTGGAACGTGTCGCGCGCGGCCCGCGTGCTGGGCATCAGCCGCGATACTTTGCGCTACCGCATCGACAAGTTCGGGCTCAGCGTGACCAGCGTGTGA